A single genomic interval of Carassius auratus strain Wakin unplaced genomic scaffold, ASM336829v1 scaf_tig00022016, whole genome shotgun sequence harbors:
- the LOC113077235 gene encoding bone morphogenetic protein 2, with amino-acid sequence MVDVVRTLTVLLLGQVLLGGAAGLIPEIDRRKYSDSGKHMPERSDNNFLNEFELRLLNMFGLKRKPTPSSSAVVPQYMLDLYYMHSENDDPNIRRPRSTMGKHVEQAASRANTIRSFHHEEAFEALSSLKGKTTQQFFFNLTSVPAEELITAAELRIFRDQVHGGAGVSGFHRINIYEVFRPALAPSKEPLTRLLDTRLVQDSHTRWESFDVGSAVARWARESQHNHGLLVEVLHPEESEGSADIERNRRRHVRVSRSLHADEDSWAQARPLLVAYSHDGQGSAVLQSNRDKRQARQRPKQRRKQQRTNCRRHALYVDFSDVGWNEWIVAPPGYHAFYCQGECPFPLSDHLNSTNHAIVQTLVNSVNSNIPRACCVPTELSPISLLYLDEYEKVILKNYQDMVVEGCGCR; translated from the exons ATGGTCGACGTGGTCCGCACTCTCACGGTGCTGTTACTCGGTCAGGTGTTGCTGGGTGGTGCCGCTGGACTCATTCCCGAGATCGACCGGCGGAAATACAGTGATTCGGGGAAACACATGCCGGAGCGATCCGATAATAACTTCCTGAATGAGTTTGAGCTACGACTGCTCAACATGTTCGGTCTGAAGCGAAAACCCACGCCGAGCAGTTCGGCGGTGGTCCCTCAGTACATGCTGGACTTGTATTATATGCACTCTGAAAACGATGACCCGAACATCCGGCGCCCAAGGAGCACTATGGGAAAGCATGTGGAACAAGCGGCCAGCAGAGCAAATACAATACGAAGCTTTCATCATGAAG AAGCTTTCGAGGCACTGTCCAGCCTGAAAGGAAAAACAACGCAGCAGTTTTTCTTCAACCTTACATCCGTTCCTGCCGAGGAGCTGATCACGGCTGCGGAGCTGCGCATTTTCAGAGACCAGGTTCACGGGGGCGCCGGTGTGAGTGGTTTCCACCGAATAAACATTTACGAGGTGTTCAGGCCAGCATTGGCCCCTTCCAAAGAGCCTCTTACCAGACTTCTCGACACCCGTCTTGTGCAGGACTCTCACACGCGCTGGGAGAGCTTCGACGTGGGTTCGGCTGTGGCTCGGTGGGCCCGCGAATCCCAGCACAACCACGGGCTTCTGGTTGAGGTGCTCCACCCCGAGGAGTCTGAAGGATCCGCGGACATCGAGAGGAACCGGCGGAGGCACGTGAGGGTCAGTCGCTCCCTTCACGCAGACGAGGACTCATGGGCGCAGGCCCGACCCCTGCTGGTGGCCTACAGCCATGACGGTCAGGGCTCCGCCGTCCTGCAGTCGAACCGAGATAAGCGGCAGGCACGGCAAAGGCCGAAGCAACGCAGGAAGCAGCAGCGCACAAACTGCAGGCGGCACGCTCTCTACGTGGACTTCAGCGACGTGGGGTGGAACGAGTGGATTGTGGCACCACCCGGCTACCACGCTTTTTACTGCCAAGGCGAGTGTCCATTCCCACTGTCGGACCACCTGAACTCCACCAATCATGCCATCGTCCAGACGCTGGTGAACTCAGTCAATTCCAATATTCCCAGAGCGTGCTGCGTCCCAACTGAGCTCAGTCCCATATCGCTGCTGTACCTGGACGAGTACGAGAAAGTCATTCTTAAAAACTACCAGGACATGGTGGTGGAGGGCTGCGGGTGCCGATGA